The following coding sequences are from one Arthrobacter crystallopoietes window:
- a CDS encoding amidohydrolase family protein, with product MAATAYEVGIDASAIEAVDMHVHVEIDNCGHVSLPPALNDASSKYFKAEERTPSLDRIAETYRGLNMAAVVFTVDARTKLKREPNSIEDIVEGAARNNDVLIPFGSVDPLTGADAIDRAKRLAGDYGVRGFKFHPSLQGFDPSDEQFYPLWEALQEIGLPAIFHTGQNGMGAGLPGGYGIKLAYSNPLLLDAVAADFPEFQIIMAHPSVPWQDEANSIATHKANVFIDLSGWSPKYFPESLVKMSNSVLQDKVLFGTDYPLITPQKWLSAFADLPLKDEVRPKILKANAVKLLGLEAGRKA from the coding sequence ATGGCAGCGACGGCATACGAAGTCGGAATCGACGCCTCGGCAATCGAAGCGGTCGACATGCACGTGCATGTGGAGATCGACAACTGCGGCCACGTGTCCCTGCCTCCGGCGCTGAATGACGCGTCGAGCAAGTACTTCAAGGCCGAGGAACGCACACCTTCCCTGGACCGCATCGCGGAAACCTACCGCGGGCTGAACATGGCCGCCGTCGTCTTCACCGTCGACGCGCGGACCAAGCTCAAGCGCGAACCCAACAGCATCGAGGACATTGTCGAGGGCGCGGCGCGGAACAACGACGTGCTGATCCCGTTCGGCTCCGTCGACCCGCTGACCGGTGCCGACGCGATCGACCGGGCCAAGCGCCTGGCCGGCGACTACGGGGTGCGCGGCTTCAAGTTCCACCCCAGCCTGCAGGGCTTCGACCCGAGCGATGAACAGTTCTACCCGCTCTGGGAGGCGCTGCAGGAAATCGGTCTGCCGGCAATCTTCCACACCGGCCAGAACGGCATGGGCGCCGGGCTGCCCGGCGGCTACGGCATCAAGCTCGCGTACTCCAACCCGCTGCTGCTCGACGCCGTCGCCGCGGACTTCCCCGAGTTCCAGATCATCATGGCCCACCCCTCGGTGCCGTGGCAGGACGAGGCGAATTCGATTGCCACGCACAAGGCAAACGTTTTCATCGACCTCTCTGGCTGGTCCCCGAAGTACTTCCCGGAGTCCTTGGTCAAGATGTCCAACTCGGTGCTGCAGGATAAGGTCCTGTTCGGCACGGACTACCCGTTGATTACCCCGCAGAAATGGCTCAGTGCCTTTGCCGACCTGCCGCTGAAGGACGAAGTCCGGCCGAAGATCCTGAAGGCGAACGCCGTGAAGCTGCTGGGCCTCGAGGCTGGGAGAAAGGCATGA
- a CDS encoding SDR family NAD(P)-dependent oxidoreductase, which yields MSLAGKVAIVTGSGRGLGLAYAQELARQGAAVVINDVDEQVAGEAVATITGAGGKAVAVVAPVGSTETAQQLVKTAVESFGGLDILVTNAGVLRDKSLLKMTDEDFDLVINVHLRGTFTCVREAYAYFKENKVAGRIITIGSPTGQRGNFGQTNYAAAKAGIVGMVRTWALEMKRAGVTANAIIPVAATAMTKTVPFFQKAVEADERGEAMPDFFRKDLGFGTADDVAGLVAFLASDAAAKVTGQAIGVGGDRLQLWSHPEAVATEYKDGGWSYEELVERFDDLFGERLQSVGEEFPELPAELQPEAAGAK from the coding sequence ATGTCACTGGCAGGAAAAGTAGCCATTGTTACCGGTAGCGGACGCGGACTGGGTCTCGCCTATGCTCAGGAACTCGCTCGCCAGGGTGCCGCCGTCGTTATTAATGATGTTGACGAGCAGGTGGCCGGCGAGGCCGTCGCGACCATCACCGGTGCTGGCGGCAAGGCCGTGGCCGTTGTCGCTCCCGTTGGTTCCACCGAGACCGCGCAGCAGTTGGTCAAGACTGCCGTCGAATCCTTCGGCGGGCTGGACATCCTGGTCACCAACGCCGGCGTGCTGCGGGATAAGTCCCTGCTGAAGATGACCGATGAGGACTTCGACCTGGTCATCAACGTGCACCTGCGCGGCACCTTCACCTGCGTCCGCGAGGCCTACGCCTACTTCAAGGAAAACAAGGTTGCCGGCCGCATCATCACCATCGGGTCCCCGACCGGGCAGCGCGGCAACTTCGGCCAGACCAACTACGCCGCGGCGAAGGCCGGCATTGTCGGCATGGTGCGCACCTGGGCGCTGGAAATGAAGAGGGCCGGCGTCACCGCCAACGCCATCATTCCGGTGGCGGCGACGGCCATGACCAAGACCGTGCCGTTCTTCCAGAAGGCAGTGGAGGCCGACGAGCGCGGCGAGGCCATGCCGGACTTCTTCCGCAAGGACCTGGGCTTTGGAACGGCCGACGACGTTGCCGGCCTGGTGGCCTTCCTCGCCTCCGATGCCGCGGCCAAGGTGACCGGCCAGGCGATCGGTGTCGGTGGTGACCGCCTGCAGCTGTGGTCGCACCCGGAGGCCGTGGCCACCGAGTACAAGGACGGCGGCTGGAGCTACGAGGAACTGGTCGAGCGGTTCGATGATCTCTTCGGCGAGCGGCTGCAGAGCGTGGGCGAGGAGTTCCCGGAACTGCCCGCCGAGCTGCAGCCCGAGGCAGCGGGAGCGAAGTAA
- a CDS encoding MarR family winged helix-turn-helix transcriptional regulator, translated as MSAQTTTRGNDADLAENANGAQRLHTTELANEIEFLTARARSLGSGRANNMLAELDLKVRSYSVLSLACSGENPSQRELADFLSLDPSQIVALVDQLERRGAVTRETDPRDRRSKVIVATTAGRNLYKRAESIIRRAEDQSLSTLSPQERETLRDLLKRIAF; from the coding sequence ATGTCCGCACAAACTACGACCAGGGGCAACGACGCCGACCTGGCCGAGAACGCAAACGGGGCCCAGCGTCTCCACACCACCGAACTGGCCAACGAGATCGAGTTCCTCACGGCGCGCGCCCGGTCCTTGGGGTCAGGACGGGCCAACAACATGCTCGCGGAGCTGGACTTGAAGGTCCGCTCCTATTCAGTCCTCTCCCTCGCGTGCAGCGGCGAGAATCCATCACAACGCGAACTCGCGGACTTCCTGAGCCTGGACCCCAGCCAGATCGTCGCTCTGGTGGACCAACTGGAACGGCGCGGCGCCGTCACCCGCGAAACGGACCCGCGCGACCGGCGCTCCAAGGTCATCGTGGCCACGACAGCGGGCCGGAACCTCTACAAGCGGGCCGAGTCGATCATCCGCCGTGCGGAGGACCAATCCCTGTCAACGCTGTCGCCGCAAGAACGCGAAACCCTTCGCGACCTGCTCAAGCGCATCGCGTTCTAG
- a CDS encoding ABC transporter ATP-binding protein codes for MQSETTPGTTPAPAGKTLPGNEAMLSVRNLKKVYKTDGGDIEAVRNLTFDLKAGELACLVGPSGSGKTTLLKCISGLMAPTEGEVLLNGTRVSGPPKKMAVVFQEYGRSLFPWMRVRENVELPLKNQGVPRAERDKLVDDALEAVGLSHVPQSYPWQLSGGMQQRVAIARAVAYQPEVLLMDEPFAAVDAQTRADLEDLIRTVWRKLGVTVLFVTHDIDESVYLGERVIILSSSPTVIQEDLAIDLPDERDQLNTRSLPRFTELRHHVYEQIQLAKQGHRPAAAVQTDSGAGSATA; via the coding sequence ATGCAGTCTGAAACAACACCCGGAACCACGCCCGCCCCGGCAGGCAAGACCCTGCCCGGGAACGAGGCCATGCTCTCGGTCCGGAACCTGAAGAAGGTTTACAAGACCGACGGCGGCGATATCGAGGCCGTGCGGAACCTGACCTTCGACCTGAAGGCCGGCGAACTGGCCTGCCTGGTCGGCCCGTCCGGCTCCGGCAAGACCACTCTGCTCAAGTGCATCTCCGGGCTGATGGCCCCGACCGAGGGCGAAGTGCTGCTGAACGGCACCCGCGTCTCCGGGCCGCCGAAGAAGATGGCCGTCGTGTTCCAGGAATACGGCCGCTCCCTCTTCCCCTGGATGCGGGTGCGCGAAAACGTCGAGCTGCCGCTGAAGAACCAGGGCGTGCCCCGGGCCGAGCGGGACAAACTCGTCGACGACGCGCTGGAGGCCGTTGGGCTGTCGCACGTGCCGCAGTCCTACCCCTGGCAGCTCTCCGGCGGCATGCAGCAGCGCGTGGCGATTGCCCGCGCCGTGGCATACCAGCCCGAAGTGCTGCTCATGGACGAGCCGTTTGCGGCCGTGGATGCGCAGACCCGCGCGGACCTGGAAGACCTGATCCGCACCGTCTGGCGTAAGCTCGGCGTCACGGTCCTGTTCGTCACCCACGATATCGACGAGTCCGTCTACCTCGGCGAACGCGTGATCATCCTCTCCAGCTCGCCGACGGTCATCCAGGAAGACCTGGCCATCGATCTGCCGGACGAGCGCGACCAGCTCAACACCCGTTCGCTGCCGCGCTTCACCGAACTGCGCCACCACGTCTACGAACAAATCCAGCTCGCCAAGCAGGGCCACCGCCCCGCGGCCGCGGTGCAGACCGATTCCGGCGCAGGTTCCGCCACGGCCTGA
- a CDS encoding ABC transporter permease → MRFLKTLGYVLALPLILVAIWWASTLGETNFFVPTPALLAEAFAETWFGERIVSDVLPSIGRLVVGVVSAIIIGIVAGLLIGSIKWLRDLTEPVLEFFRAIPPPVLVPVLMLLMGITDGMKVAVIISGCVWPVLLNTIEGVRAIDGVLSDSAHTYGIHGWARVKYLVLPSAGPQIMAGIRQCLSIGLILMVISEMFASSSGLGFTIVQFQRSFAIPEMWSGIVVLGLIGVALSFIFQWTERRVLRWYHGLREVENAV, encoded by the coding sequence ATGAGGTTCTTGAAGACTCTCGGATACGTGCTGGCACTGCCTCTGATCCTGGTTGCAATTTGGTGGGCCTCGACGCTGGGGGAGACGAATTTCTTCGTGCCGACCCCGGCCCTGCTGGCCGAGGCGTTCGCCGAGACGTGGTTCGGGGAGCGGATCGTCTCTGATGTGCTGCCCAGTATCGGGCGGCTGGTCGTCGGGGTTGTCTCGGCGATCATCATCGGCATTGTCGCGGGCCTGCTGATCGGTTCGATCAAGTGGCTGCGGGACCTGACGGAGCCGGTGCTCGAATTCTTCCGCGCCATTCCGCCGCCGGTCCTGGTCCCGGTGCTGATGCTGCTGATGGGCATCACGGATGGCATGAAGGTCGCGGTGATCATTTCCGGCTGCGTGTGGCCGGTGCTGCTGAACACCATCGAAGGTGTCCGTGCCATCGACGGCGTGCTCTCCGATTCGGCCCACACCTACGGCATCCACGGCTGGGCACGGGTCAAGTACCTGGTGCTTCCCTCGGCCGGGCCGCAGATCATGGCCGGTATCCGCCAGTGCCTGTCCATCGGTTTGATCCTGATGGTCATTTCCGAAATGTTCGCCTCGTCCTCGGGGCTGGGCTTCACGATCGTGCAGTTCCAGCGGTCCTTCGCGATTCCGGAAATGTGGTCCGGCATTGTGGTCCTGGGCCTGATCGGCGTCGCCTTGTCATTCATCTTCCAGTGGACCGAGCGGCGTGTGCTGCGCTGGTACCACGGCCTGCGAGAGGTAGAAAATGCAGTCTGA
- a CDS encoding ABC transporter permease, giving the protein MTQEAVTANTAAPIPRGRKQPAKKLPSKQLLGIAGIIGFLLLWELVPRVGIVEPRFLPPASEVIAALITDFGLTAFWVAVGETMLAWAIGLVMAIVLAVVLGFIIGSSMFLRKFTNSTVEFLRPIPSVALIPLAVLLFGVKIESTLMLVVYASFWQVFIQVLYGVADVDNVAMQTAKSYGLGAMARVRHVVFPTALPYLMTGIRLAASVALILAITAELVIGSPGLGREIALAQSGGAISGMYALVLATGLIGVVINLVMRFIERKTLSWHSSIRSEVIV; this is encoded by the coding sequence ATGACCCAGGAAGCCGTAACAGCCAACACTGCTGCGCCCATCCCGCGGGGCAGGAAGCAGCCAGCAAAGAAGCTGCCGTCGAAACAGCTGCTTGGGATCGCGGGCATTATCGGGTTCCTGCTGCTGTGGGAGCTGGTTCCCCGTGTGGGCATCGTTGAGCCCCGGTTCCTGCCGCCGGCGAGTGAGGTCATCGCGGCGCTGATCACTGACTTCGGTCTGACGGCCTTCTGGGTTGCGGTGGGCGAGACGATGCTGGCCTGGGCGATCGGTCTGGTGATGGCGATCGTGCTGGCCGTGGTGCTGGGGTTCATCATCGGTTCGTCGATGTTCCTGCGGAAGTTCACCAACTCGACTGTGGAGTTCCTGCGTCCGATCCCGTCGGTGGCGTTGATTCCGCTGGCCGTGCTGCTGTTCGGCGTAAAGATCGAATCAACCCTGATGCTGGTGGTCTACGCATCATTCTGGCAGGTCTTCATCCAGGTGCTCTACGGAGTGGCCGATGTGGACAATGTGGCGATGCAGACGGCCAAGTCCTATGGCCTCGGCGCCATGGCCCGGGTCCGCCACGTGGTGTTCCCGACGGCGCTGCCGTATCTGATGACCGGCATCCGCCTGGCCGCCTCGGTGGCGCTGATCCTGGCGATCACTGCCGAACTGGTGATCGGTTCCCCCGGATTGGGTAGGGAGATCGCCCTGGCCCAGTCGGGCGGCGCGATCTCGGGGATGTACGCACTGGTACTCGCAACCGGCCTGATCGGCGTCGTTATTAATCTGGTCATGCGTTTCATTGAGCGCAAGACCCTGTCCTGGCATTCCTCGATCCGTTCGGAGGTGATCGTATGA
- a CDS encoding ABC transporter substrate-binding protein: protein MKRRLTALVAAVSVLALSACGSGSPSGGGSEAPADAGSGGLTKISVGVIPIVDTAPIWLGDEKGFFAEEGLELDLQTATGGAAIVPGVVSGSFDFAFSNLISVMVANDKGLDLQFVANGASTTGEEGTGFGAVVVPEDSDIQSAADLEGKTVSVNNLSNIGDTTIKHVVEQDGGNPDNIDFVEVAFPDAPAALQNGQVDAAWILDPFLTQARSEGARVISWNFTEMHPELDIAGYFTTSEKVQSEPELVEKFTRAMNKSLEYAQENPQEVRDIVGTYTEIDAETLAELTLPEYRPEFSREAAQTLGEAAAKYGTLSEAPNLDELLP, encoded by the coding sequence ATGAAACGTAGACTGACCGCGCTGGTGGCCGCAGTTTCAGTGCTCGCCCTATCCGCCTGCGGCAGTGGCTCCCCGAGCGGCGGCGGCTCCGAGGCGCCCGCCGACGCCGGTAGCGGCGGACTGACCAAAATCTCCGTCGGGGTGATCCCGATTGTGGATACGGCGCCCATCTGGCTCGGTGACGAGAAGGGCTTCTTCGCCGAAGAGGGTCTCGAGCTGGACCTGCAGACCGCTACCGGCGGAGCCGCGATCGTTCCCGGCGTGGTCAGCGGCAGTTTTGACTTCGCTTTCTCTAACCTGATTTCGGTCATGGTGGCGAACGATAAAGGACTGGACCTGCAGTTCGTTGCCAACGGGGCCTCCACCACCGGTGAGGAAGGGACTGGCTTCGGCGCCGTAGTTGTTCCTGAAGATTCCGACATTCAGTCCGCGGCCGACCTCGAAGGCAAGACTGTTTCGGTTAACAACCTCTCCAACATCGGCGACACAACCATCAAGCATGTGGTTGAGCAGGACGGTGGGAATCCGGACAACATCGACTTCGTGGAAGTAGCATTCCCGGACGCTCCGGCGGCACTCCAAAACGGCCAGGTCGATGCCGCGTGGATACTGGACCCGTTCCTGACCCAGGCGCGGTCCGAGGGAGCCCGGGTGATTTCGTGGAATTTCACGGAGATGCATCCGGAGCTCGACATTGCCGGCTACTTCACAACTTCCGAAAAGGTTCAGAGTGAACCGGAACTGGTGGAGAAGTTCACCAGGGCTATGAACAAGTCTCTTGAATACGCGCAGGAGAACCCGCAGGAAGTCCGCGACATTGTCGGAACCTACACCGAAATCGATGCTGAAACCCTCGCAGAGCTGACCTTGCCGGAATACCGCCCGGAGTTCAGCCGTGAAGCGGCCCAGACGCTCGGCGAAGCGGCCGCAAAGTACGGCACGTTGAGCGAGGCCCCGAACCTGGATGAGCTGCTGCCATGA
- a CDS encoding GerMN domain-containing protein, with protein sequence MEETAAAPVAQPEVSVRSENGAGVPFTLYYIAVEDGGVSGAEIGCRDSLVATYTEPVKTQDQVQASIERLLADRDRLHGSSGLYNALHESALTFERARIDGDTVTVHLSGDLKSGGSCDDPRVEWQLRQTAATAAGVGEAIILVNGIRIEDYLSGRGPAVPEAPAPAAQAPITVPLTVYYIGLAGEETSGSGIGCGDSLVATLTQPVTFTDQLGASITHLLANRQEFLGESGLYNALNSSALSYQGSTQDGDTVIVNLSGSVTVGGTCDGPRIEAQLEQTAATAAGVADAVVLVNGIPIEKLVDVK encoded by the coding sequence ATGGAGGAAACAGCTGCAGCGCCCGTCGCCCAGCCGGAAGTTTCAGTGAGGTCCGAGAACGGGGCAGGAGTTCCGTTCACGCTGTATTACATAGCCGTAGAAGACGGCGGAGTCTCCGGCGCGGAGATCGGTTGCAGGGACAGCCTCGTCGCCACCTATACGGAGCCTGTCAAGACTCAGGATCAGGTGCAGGCCAGCATCGAGCGCCTGCTCGCCGACAGGGACAGACTGCATGGATCATCCGGGCTTTACAACGCCCTCCACGAATCCGCGCTGACCTTCGAACGTGCCAGGATCGATGGCGACACCGTCACAGTCCACCTTTCCGGCGACCTCAAATCCGGAGGCTCGTGCGATGACCCGCGTGTGGAATGGCAACTGAGACAGACCGCAGCCACTGCTGCCGGAGTCGGCGAGGCCATCATCCTGGTCAACGGGATTCGGATTGAGGATTACCTCAGTGGACGCGGCCCTGCCGTTCCCGAAGCACCAGCGCCAGCTGCACAGGCCCCCATAACTGTTCCCTTGACCGTCTACTACATCGGGCTTGCCGGCGAGGAGACTTCCGGCAGCGGCATAGGGTGCGGAGACAGTCTCGTTGCGACCCTTACACAACCTGTAACGTTCACCGATCAGCTTGGGGCGAGCATCACACACTTGCTGGCAAATAGGCAGGAGTTCCTTGGCGAGTCAGGCCTCTATAACGCACTGAATTCCTCCGCCTTGTCCTATCAGGGCAGCACCCAGGATGGCGACACGGTGATTGTTAATCTGTCCGGCAGTGTCACGGTCGGTGGAACCTGTGACGGCCCCCGGATCGAAGCGCAGCTGGAACAGACCGCCGCCACGGCCGCCGGTGTTGCCGATGCCGTGGTGCTGGTCAACGGCATCCCAATTGAGAAACTCGTCGACGTGAAGTAG
- a CDS encoding lantibiotic dehydratase C-terminal domain-containing protein: MSQLTAVRSSEKLSLKRYWWVLSIYTGRQDVAETVIGELVTPLVAHARREGVGRWYFSHHVDEVGPHIKVRFLGHRSALDSLQRFELAARNRLLEILPTVQVQQHYVVSPDSMDLVGTLGTDSVALVQESDLDRFGGLEGLELAEEVFELSSELGSWAAQRFNKSQGRTALGALLLSDAAWAMLNGPKAPQWPDRRRLSWDYCWDNHLRVSTMELGRGAAKARLGLTATLAPKTAPMHRLMAATAAEGSVQNWRRRWKRAIDAYLYRADKSRVSRGAQNLTFSQSHLMMNRLGFTLWEEAALGIYARAWTPETESALLEKRRR; the protein is encoded by the coding sequence ATGAGCCAGCTGACAGCCGTACGCTCTTCGGAAAAGCTCAGTCTCAAGCGCTACTGGTGGGTCCTGTCTATTTACACGGGTAGACAAGACGTAGCCGAAACTGTCATAGGAGAACTGGTTACACCACTGGTGGCCCACGCTCGCCGCGAAGGCGTGGGCCGCTGGTACTTCAGCCACCATGTTGATGAGGTGGGGCCTCACATAAAGGTCCGGTTCCTGGGCCACCGCTCAGCCCTTGATAGCCTCCAAAGGTTTGAGCTGGCGGCCCGGAACCGGCTCCTTGAGATCCTGCCAACAGTTCAAGTCCAGCAGCACTACGTCGTGTCGCCGGACAGCATGGATCTGGTCGGCACTCTGGGAACGGATTCTGTCGCCTTGGTGCAGGAATCGGATCTGGACAGATTCGGCGGGCTCGAAGGGCTCGAACTCGCCGAAGAGGTTTTTGAACTGTCTTCTGAACTTGGTAGTTGGGCGGCGCAACGGTTCAACAAGTCGCAGGGCCGCACAGCCCTCGGTGCCCTGTTGCTCTCCGATGCGGCCTGGGCCATGCTCAATGGGCCGAAGGCTCCGCAGTGGCCCGACCGCCGCCGGCTCTCCTGGGATTACTGCTGGGACAACCACCTCCGTGTTTCGACTATGGAACTTGGACGTGGCGCCGCTAAAGCCCGACTCGGTTTGACTGCCACCTTGGCGCCGAAAACCGCACCGATGCATCGCCTCATGGCCGCCACGGCAGCTGAAGGAAGTGTGCAAAACTGGCGTCGCCGCTGGAAGCGGGCTATTGACGCCTACCTGTACCGGGCAGATAAATCGAGGGTTAGCCGCGGTGCGCAGAATCTGACTTTCAGCCAGTCACATCTGATGATGAACCGCTTGGGCTTCACACTGTGGGAAGAGGCGGCTTTAGGGATTTATGCCCGCGCCTGGACTCCGGAAACTGAATCCGCTCTGTTGGAGAAGAGAAGACGATGA
- a CDS encoding helix-turn-helix transcriptional regulator, translating into MLSGTAFELYEYAVTHPDWTKESASTALGYTIRDLNSAITELTGRRLFQQPAPDVDCFTAISPDVALAQLVEADERLLIDLRAKISGHRSDMASLVPTYLAARKRIALDSSIEILEDPGVIRKLLIDYGRDVTEQVLISQPGSGSTAEVHEEGIQKDLELLERGIVRKNLYNASTLDHVPTRKAVAATAPAGLEYRTLPYVPLKVLIFDQSLALVARQLDADDRAALVVRDVNLIHVFTQLFNVAWELATPYGWETESRTPADLNSIQRSVLRGMAAGYSDEVIARRLDISVRTCRRHIAWMLEELGAESRFQAALKAKEAGWL; encoded by the coding sequence ATGTTGAGTGGGACAGCCTTTGAGCTCTATGAATACGCGGTAACCCACCCGGACTGGACCAAGGAGTCCGCTTCGACTGCGCTCGGCTATACCATTCGGGACCTCAACAGCGCCATTACTGAGCTCACCGGACGACGCCTGTTCCAACAGCCGGCGCCAGATGTGGACTGCTTTACTGCCATCTCTCCGGACGTGGCCTTGGCGCAGCTAGTCGAGGCCGACGAACGCCTGCTTATTGATCTCCGCGCCAAAATCAGCGGGCACCGGAGCGACATGGCTTCGCTCGTCCCCACATACCTTGCGGCACGGAAGCGGATCGCTCTCGATTCGTCCATTGAGATACTCGAAGACCCTGGGGTAATTCGAAAGCTGCTGATCGATTACGGGCGGGATGTCACCGAACAGGTTCTGATCAGCCAGCCTGGCTCAGGATCTACGGCAGAGGTCCATGAAGAGGGCATCCAAAAGGACCTGGAACTTCTGGAACGCGGGATAGTCAGAAAAAATCTCTACAATGCCAGCACTCTGGATCATGTGCCTACTCGGAAAGCTGTCGCCGCCACGGCCCCTGCCGGCCTGGAATATCGGACATTGCCCTACGTGCCGCTGAAAGTCCTGATCTTCGACCAGTCCTTGGCACTCGTAGCTCGCCAACTGGACGCGGACGATCGGGCAGCTCTGGTGGTGCGTGACGTCAATCTGATCCATGTATTCACGCAGCTATTCAATGTGGCATGGGAACTTGCCACCCCCTACGGCTGGGAGACCGAGAGCCGAACGCCTGCCGACCTCAATAGCATTCAACGATCCGTCCTCCGGGGCATGGCTGCCGGCTACTCCGATGAAGTAATTGCACGGAGGCTGGATATCAGCGTGCGGACCTGCCGACGACACATCGCATGGATGCTGGAAGAATTGGGCGCCGAAAGCCGCTTCCAAGCAGCGCTGAAGGCCAAAGAAGCGGGCTGGCTGTAG
- a CDS encoding PLP-dependent aminotransferase family protein → MPTETEVALERAITSHRHHSLYSDRAAKIKQSAVRDVFDISLQPGLISLAGGNPFLQSLPLEKLGGMAYRLITEQGLTALQYGGGQGTERLRAQACEVMAEEGIEDADPANVVITTGSQSAQDVACKVFCNPGDVVLCEDPTYVGALNTFEAYEVTVETVAMDELGLVPDELQRRIDEVRSSGGNIKFLYTIPNFNNPSGITLAAERRQRVVEICQDANILIIEDNPYGLLRFDGHPIAPLRAGNPDDVIYMGSFSKILAPGLRIGWALVPAHLQRRFYLASEAVTLCPPTLNQMLISEYLDGHDWRGQITTYRSLYSERCAAMLQALEDFMPDGVSWTQPQGGFFVWVSLPEGIDTYPLLYKAIDAGVIFIPGAAFTPSDDPSSKLRLAFSAVSTENIREGVRRLAPVLQQAMGAR, encoded by the coding sequence ATGCCAACCGAAACCGAAGTAGCGCTTGAACGCGCGATCACTTCGCATCGGCACCACAGCCTTTACTCCGACCGGGCCGCCAAAATCAAGCAGTCCGCAGTTCGCGATGTCTTCGATATTTCGCTGCAGCCTGGCCTCATCTCTCTCGCCGGCGGGAATCCGTTCTTGCAGTCCCTGCCTCTGGAGAAGCTCGGCGGGATGGCCTACCGCCTCATTACTGAGCAGGGCCTAACAGCTCTCCAGTACGGCGGCGGCCAAGGAACAGAGCGGCTTCGGGCCCAGGCCTGCGAAGTCATGGCCGAGGAAGGCATCGAGGATGCGGACCCGGCGAATGTTGTGATCACCACAGGTTCCCAGTCCGCCCAGGACGTGGCATGCAAAGTCTTCTGCAATCCGGGCGACGTTGTGCTCTGCGAAGACCCGACTTATGTGGGTGCCCTGAATACTTTCGAGGCTTACGAGGTCACAGTCGAGACCGTGGCCATGGACGAACTTGGCCTCGTTCCCGACGAACTGCAGCGGCGCATTGATGAGGTCCGCTCTTCCGGCGGAAACATCAAGTTCCTTTACACCATCCCCAACTTCAACAATCCGTCGGGCATCACGCTCGCCGCAGAGCGCCGGCAGCGGGTCGTGGAGATCTGCCAGGACGCGAACATCCTGATCATTGAGGACAATCCGTACGGCTTGCTGCGCTTCGATGGCCATCCGATCGCCCCGCTCCGCGCGGGCAACCCGGACGACGTGATCTACATGGGTTCGTTCTCGAAGATTCTCGCGCCCGGCCTGAGGATCGGCTGGGCTTTGGTGCCGGCACACCTGCAGCGGCGTTTCTATCTGGCCAGCGAGGCAGTCACGCTCTGCCCGCCGACGCTAAACCAGATGCTCATCTCGGAGTACCTGGACGGCCACGACTGGCGCGGGCAGATCACCACCTACCGCAGCCTCTATTCCGAGCGCTGCGCAGCCATGCTCCAGGCGCTCGAAGACTTCATGCCGGACGGCGTCAGCTGGACGCAGCCGCAGGGCGGTTTCTTCGTCTGGGTGAGCCTGCCAGAGGGAATCGATACCTACCCGCTGCTGTACAAGGCGATCGACGCCGGCGTGATCTTCATTCCCGGCGCCGCCTTCACGCCATCGGACGATCCCTCCAGCAAGCTCAGGCTGGCGTTCAGCGCCGTGTCCACCGAGAACATCCGCGAGGGTGTGCGCCGGCTGGCCCCCGTGTTGCAGCAGGCCATGGGTGCCCGGTAG
- the rraA gene encoding ribonuclease E activity regulator RraA, with amino-acid sequence MTSTDLSGPVSTADLYDERGEDLQSVPLQFQDLGGNVAFSGPVRTIRCHEDNGLVKSVLNSPGGGSVLVVDGGGSLHTALMGDMIAAAAVENGWAGVIINGPIRDRTAIAQLSLGVKALGSNPRKSAKESLGEVDVPVEIAGVAFRPGAMVYADEDGILVER; translated from the coding sequence ATGACCAGCACTGATCTTTCCGGTCCTGTTTCCACGGCGGACCTGTATGACGAGCGGGGCGAGGACCTCCAGTCGGTGCCGCTGCAGTTCCAGGACCTGGGCGGCAACGTGGCGTTCAGCGGCCCCGTCCGGACCATTCGTTGCCATGAAGACAACGGGTTGGTGAAATCCGTTCTGAATTCACCCGGCGGAGGCTCGGTTCTTGTGGTCGACGGCGGCGGCTCGCTCCACACCGCCCTCATGGGGGACATGATCGCCGCAGCAGCGGTGGAAAACGGCTGGGCCGGCGTCATCATCAACGGACCCATTCGCGACCGCACTGCCATTGCGCAGCTGTCGCTGGGGGTCAAGGCGCTAGGCAGCAACCCGCGCAAGAGCGCTAAGGAATCTCTCGGGGAGGTTGATGTACCCGTCGAAATCGCCGGTGTGGCATTCCGGCCCGGTGCCATGGTTTATGCGGACGAAGACGGCATCCTGGTCGAGCGCTGA